The Vespula vulgaris chromosome 10, iyVesVulg1.1, whole genome shotgun sequence nucleotide sequence taaaaaatatccAAGTTTAACATTCAACTCTTCGTATTAGCATGTTTTTCCGGTTCTCGTATTAATTCGTCGAGTTTCTACTATTTTGGCACGCAAGGTCGAGCTAATGCAAATCCTGgtttctttatattcattttggTTGctttgtgtgtgcgtatatacgtgcgtgtgtgcgtgcgtgcgaacacttacacatatataaatttgccATTTAACGATTTGAAAGGTAAAGATCgagagaagtagaaaattTCTCAAATAAAGGAGAACAAGATCCTGacattctttatctttttttttttacagacgCGTGCTTACGATGTCAGGCGGAAAGCAAGAAGGACTTTTACGGACGACAAGACTGCGTAGTCGTGTGGGGCGAGTGTAACCATTCGTTTCATTACTGTTGCATGTCCTTGTGGGTGAAGCAGAACAATCGTTGTCCATTATGCCAACAGGAATGGTCCATCCAAAGAATGGGAAAGTAACGGTGCGGGATTAGGACACCTACTCTTTCAACATTcaacattttgtttttcttttctttttaaatgaatactatatttctctttttctttcgttctcttttcctgTATACCATCTTTTGTctaacttttatatttcattcaacTTATCAATATTACTCCTATAAAACTTTTGCGTTCATCACATTCCTCGACTGTAACTACATAGATTTCGCAAGAtatcagtaaaaaaaaagaaggttcGCAAAACGAGTTTTCTCTACTTTTCATAATTGCCTTGACGATTTCTCATGAACGTATGTTTAcgaaatcttaaaaaaaaatacttcttGAAAGGCAATCtcgtatctttattttttctgttatatACATGTTAcaaagttattttttcttgtttttcccttttttttctcttatttctttcaatttaatattttatctaacgtcGATGTAAATCACTGCATTCTGCTCTCCAATGcgaagttattattttttctttttctttcccttttatttctttcaattaaatgttttatcttACGTTTATGTAAATCAATGTATTACTTTAAagtctcgtaaaaaaaaatgcattgataaaaaatgaaaaaaaaaaaaaagaaagatgtatTCTGGTGAGTAAAGATACTTAAATTAAACTGTTCTAAACTGATTTTTATTGTgctttcttttcattgtcgttttgtttataaaagttGCACATTAGCAAATTAAAAGATGTCACATCAACGATACCACAGATttatggattttttttcttcgaactttGTCTAACTCCGATTGACATAGTTCGCATAGTAGTGCTGCACGATATATAATTCAGCAAATGATTAACAATTacaaaggaaatatttaattattaaccacgattaacgattatatttttaacactTTTGCTACGACACCGTCGTCCTCGAGTATGCTGCCGTGGTCAAAACGCGAACGTCTACTTCAGTGTGCATCGGAACGTATACTTTGTCACGGAGCGAACGTATACTTTACCGCTAACAgacgtaatatttaatactttgtCGCGTCACGTAATTATTAGtctttaatttaaattgtCTTCAAGtgaagtgaaaaaaatataaccaaAGTTGTGAATCGATGCAAACTTTTAACAAGTGATTGAAGTTACCGTGTTAGTTCATAAAGATAgtatattctataataatgTGGATTATAACGAGCATACGAGAACGGATAACTGAAGTCACCCCGTTATTTCACATTAGTGAAATACAACGGGCATGCGATGATGGGTTACTATAGTCACCGATGAAATACAGTGAATATACGATGATGAATGACTATAGTCATTGTTTTTAACGAAAAGATTAATTAGATGatacgattaaattatttattctactATTGATTGGATTAATGAttgataattgaatttttcatcgtcgtgaaatgaatatttttttcttatatatttttgttatattcttattaaaaaattaatcaaaacgaTAAGTGAAGTGAAAATATGATTCTATGGCATAGTCAGTTAATGATTCAGTTAATGAAATGTCTACGGAGTAATTCGTTAGTGTGAAAGTTTCAATTGTTGACGAACCTCAGCGTAGACACACTGTTAATCTACGTAGCAGTATATTATGATCAATGTACAAGAGTTTCAATTATCGAAGAATCACAGCCTAGACACTTCGTGAATCTACGAAGCATTTcgtcaatatataaaattataaaatataggtAATTCTCGTATAACGCGAATATTACATTTCATAAAAATGCCACGTTATATGagatttatatctaataaaaacgGGATTAGattcaaaaaattcttttcttttaattgtttcgtttttttttttttttttttttttttttttttttttttttttttttttttttttttttaataatataaaccaCATTGACAtaacaaacagaaaaatattgttatctCATTCAAGTAATTCATACAAATTAATATGCAAaacatgaaataaataatagtacgtacgtacatataagattataaaaattataaataaaccaGTCGTTGAATGGATTATAATGATTGCGGCAACGTCGACACAACTTACCGAAGATTAAAAACTAATGCACTTATgtgtttttcaaaatatataaagtgaaaaaataaaaatctaaaagtTTTAAGACCGTCATATCGAAATTGCATTGTTTAAGTATCGCGTTATACGAGAGTTACTATCTGAGTTTCAAGAACGCGTTGTATTGAAACTGCGTTGTTTAAGTATCATGTTATAAGCGAGATACCTGTATTTCAATTGTGGTCGTTAATcattagttttattaaatattacccAATATGACCGTATAAAATAAACAGGTTGTCACGCGTCGAAATcgagtgttaaaaaaaaaaaaaagaaaagaaaacgaaaataaaaaggagacaaacaaaaataaacgattttggccatgataaatctttttacaCGTCTCATTACAAATTAGATCAAAGTACACATTCGAAGTATAAAAGTTGTTTGCGATTCACGATGCCGTGTTCGATCTTAACGATGCTTATCGCGACACGTCGCGAGAATCTCATCATAGATTGCGTCACTTTAAAGAACAAATTCCAATGAACACCGGCGCTTGTTACTTTGCAAATTGCATAATCGTATAATTCACAAGAAGCATGCGAATCAATTGCGATCGATATTCGAGTTTCGAGCCTCGAAACGACtcgaatttataataacaatcgGTAGTAATCTCAACGAACAATTAATCACGACGTCGGACGACGAATTACATCATCTCACATTACACGAAACACTTACCTTTATTTCTGTAATAATAGCGACAAGAATGATAAATTTG carries:
- the LOC127067128 gene encoding RING-box protein 2: MADTDQDVTDRGDGDNLKTDKLFTLKKWNAVAMWSWDVECDTCAICRVQVMDACLRCQAESKKDFYGRQDCVVVWGECNHSFHYCCMSLWVKQNNRCPLCQQEWSIQRMGK